The following proteins are encoded in a genomic region of Arvicanthis niloticus isolate mArvNil1 chromosome 21, mArvNil1.pat.X, whole genome shotgun sequence:
- the LOC117693792 gene encoding uncharacterized protein LOC117693792 isoform X3: MVAVSQDCAKSVWICDSNCPKGRYRGSVKEELVSFEDVTVSFTWEEWQNLSDAQRMLYRNVMLETYGSLLSLGQCIPKPDLIFKLEQGEEPWTAEEPATKTLPVFSSMDGVSEANQKSRERHVWQVTADCHNRPTEEADGLENTFYLYSMNISRFAVNNRNCSGVKSEELNGYLNTRLPSEPPGLCTVEQYNDCCAAGESVRCPEQFSQHSKIQTGQQDFEYIREGKDAKEENLLKEIASSKRLQMGLTSCKHNGCEPVSVQSDVMAKVGKATFSKKCDLTKHQATYSGRTSCKCLENKKTFTSEFDLTVHQRTHNQKKDHVCIQCEKPFSTKSSLTIHQRIHTGEKPYGCSECNKTFRQKSALIVHERTHTGEKPFECYECGKAFQHKWYLKTHQRTHTGEKPYECKECGKAFLKKSYLKMHQGTHKIEKPYECENCGKTFHNRSYFNMHHRTHSGEKPYACSECGKAFFQKSDLRRHQRIHNSEKLHECKECGKAFQNKSYLKTHQKVHTGAHLLEALVKATMGGSGHGL; encoded by the exons ATGGTTGCTGTATCCCAAGACTGCGCTAAGAGTGTCTGGATCTGTGACTCCAACTGTCCAAAGGGCCGTTACAGAGGCTCTGTCAAGGAG GAGTTGGTGTCAtttgaggatgtcactgtgagtTTCACCTGGGAGGAGTGGCAGAATCTCAGTGATGCTCAGAGGATGCTGTACAGGAATGTGATGCTGGAGACATACGGCAGCCTGCTGTCACTGG GGCAATGCATCCCTAAACCTGACTTGATCTTCAAATTGGAACAGGGAGAGGAGCCATGGACTGCAGAAGAACCTGCAACCAAGACTCTGCCAG TCTTCTCCAGTATGGATGGCGTAAGTGAGGCCAATCAGAAGAGTCGAGAGAGACATGTGTGGCAAGTTACAGCCGACTGTCACAATAGACCAACCGAGGAAGCAGACGGGTTAGAAAACACTTTTTATTTATACTCCATGAATATTTCAAGGTTTGCTGTAAATAATAGAAACTGTTCAGGAGTGAAGTCTGAAGAGTTGAATGGCTATCTGAATACGCGTCTCCCTTCTGAGCCTCCTGGATTGTGTACTGTAGAACAATATAATGACTGTTGTGCAGCAGGGGAATCTGTCAGATGTCCTGAGCAGTTTTCTCAGCATTCCAAGATTCAGACTGGACAGCAGGACTTTGAATATATCAGAGAAGGGAAAGATGCAAAGGAGGAAAATTTATTGAAAGAAATTGCTTCATCTAAGAGACTTCAAATGGGACTGACTTCTTGTAAGCATAATGGGTGTGAGCCAGTTTCTGTTCAGTCAGACGTCATGGCTAAGGTAGGGAAGGCAACTTTCAGTAAGAAGTGTGATCTCACTAAACACCAAGCCACATACTCAGGGAGAACATCTTGTAAATGCCTTGAAAATAAGAAAACCTTTACCAGCGAATTCGACCTTACAGTTCATCAGAGGACACATAACCAGAAAAAAGACCATGTATGTATCCAGTGTGAGAAACCCTTTAGTACTAAATCTTCCCTTACTATCCATCAGAGAATTCACACAGGAGAAAAGCCCTATGGATGTAGTGAATGTAATAAAACCTTCAGACAAAAGTCAGCTCTCATTGTACATGAGAgaactcacactggagagaaaccctttgAATGTTATGAGTGTGGTAAAGCCTTCCAACATAAGTGGTACCTCAAAACACACCAGAGAACTCACACTGGGGAGAAACCATATGAGTGTAAAGAATGTGGAAAAGCCTTTCTAAAGAAGTCATACCTCAAAATGCATCAGGGAACTCACAAGAtcgagaaaccttatgaatgtgaaaACTGTGGAAAAACCTTCCATAACAGGTCGTACTTCAACATGCATCATAGAACTCACAGTGGGGAGAAGCCCTATGCATGCAGTGAGTGTGGAAAAGCCTTTTTCCAAAAGTCAGACCTCAGGAGGCATCAGAGGATCCACAACAGTGAGAAATTACatgaatgtaaagaatgtggAAAAGCCTTTCAAAATAAGTCATACCTCAAAACTCACCAGAAAGTTCACACAG
- the LOC117693792 gene encoding zinc finger protein 717-like isoform X4 — translation MVAVSQDCAKSVWICDSNCPKGRYRGSVKEELVSFEDVTVSFTWEEWQNLSDAQRMLYRNVMLETYGSLLSLGQCIPKPDLIFKLEQGEEPWTAEEPATKTLPVFSSMDGVSEANQKSRERHVWQVTADCHNRPTEEADGLENTFYLYSMNISRFAVNNRNCSGVKSEELNGYLNTRLPSEPPGLCTVEQYNDCCAAGESVRCPEQFSQHSKIQTGQQDFEYIREGKDAKEENLLKEIASSKRLQMGLTSCKHNGCEPVSVQSDVMAKVGKATFSKKCDLTKHQATYSGRTSCKCLENKKTFTSEFDLTVHQRTHNQKKDHVCIQCEKPFSTKSSLTIHQRIHTGEKPYGCSECNKTFRQKSALIVHERTHTGEKPFECYECGKAFQHKWYLKTHQRTHTGEKPYECKECGKAFLKKSYLKMHQGTHKIEKPYECENCGKTFHNRSYFNMHHRTHSGEKPYACSECGKAFFQKSDLRRHQRIHNSEKLHECKECGKAFQNKSYLKTHQKVHTE, via the exons ATGGTTGCTGTATCCCAAGACTGCGCTAAGAGTGTCTGGATCTGTGACTCCAACTGTCCAAAGGGCCGTTACAGAGGCTCTGTCAAGGAG GAGTTGGTGTCAtttgaggatgtcactgtgagtTTCACCTGGGAGGAGTGGCAGAATCTCAGTGATGCTCAGAGGATGCTGTACAGGAATGTGATGCTGGAGACATACGGCAGCCTGCTGTCACTGG GGCAATGCATCCCTAAACCTGACTTGATCTTCAAATTGGAACAGGGAGAGGAGCCATGGACTGCAGAAGAACCTGCAACCAAGACTCTGCCAG TCTTCTCCAGTATGGATGGCGTAAGTGAGGCCAATCAGAAGAGTCGAGAGAGACATGTGTGGCAAGTTACAGCCGACTGTCACAATAGACCAACCGAGGAAGCAGACGGGTTAGAAAACACTTTTTATTTATACTCCATGAATATTTCAAGGTTTGCTGTAAATAATAGAAACTGTTCAGGAGTGAAGTCTGAAGAGTTGAATGGCTATCTGAATACGCGTCTCCCTTCTGAGCCTCCTGGATTGTGTACTGTAGAACAATATAATGACTGTTGTGCAGCAGGGGAATCTGTCAGATGTCCTGAGCAGTTTTCTCAGCATTCCAAGATTCAGACTGGACAGCAGGACTTTGAATATATCAGAGAAGGGAAAGATGCAAAGGAGGAAAATTTATTGAAAGAAATTGCTTCATCTAAGAGACTTCAAATGGGACTGACTTCTTGTAAGCATAATGGGTGTGAGCCAGTTTCTGTTCAGTCAGACGTCATGGCTAAGGTAGGGAAGGCAACTTTCAGTAAGAAGTGTGATCTCACTAAACACCAAGCCACATACTCAGGGAGAACATCTTGTAAATGCCTTGAAAATAAGAAAACCTTTACCAGCGAATTCGACCTTACAGTTCATCAGAGGACACATAACCAGAAAAAAGACCATGTATGTATCCAGTGTGAGAAACCCTTTAGTACTAAATCTTCCCTTACTATCCATCAGAGAATTCACACAGGAGAAAAGCCCTATGGATGTAGTGAATGTAATAAAACCTTCAGACAAAAGTCAGCTCTCATTGTACATGAGAgaactcacactggagagaaaccctttgAATGTTATGAGTGTGGTAAAGCCTTCCAACATAAGTGGTACCTCAAAACACACCAGAGAACTCACACTGGGGAGAAACCATATGAGTGTAAAGAATGTGGAAAAGCCTTTCTAAAGAAGTCATACCTCAAAATGCATCAGGGAACTCACAAGAtcgagaaaccttatgaatgtgaaaACTGTGGAAAAACCTTCCATAACAGGTCGTACTTCAACATGCATCATAGAACTCACAGTGGGGAGAAGCCCTATGCATGCAGTGAGTGTGGAAAAGCCTTTTTCCAAAAGTCAGACCTCAGGAGGCATCAGAGGATCCACAACAGTGAGAAATTACatgaatgtaaagaatgtggAAAAGCCTTTCAAAATAAGTCATACCTCAAAACTCACCAGAAAGTTCACACAG
- the LOC117693792 gene encoding uncharacterized protein LOC117693792 isoform X1, whose protein sequence is MVAVSQDCAKSVWICDSNCPKGRYRGSVKEELVSFEDVTVSFTWEEWQNLSDAQRMLYRNVMLETYGSLLSLGQCIPKPDLIFKLEQGEEPWTAEEPATKTLPVFSSMDGVSEANQKSRERHVWQVTADCHNRPTEEADGLENTFYLYSMNISRFAVNNRNCSGVKSEELNGYLNTRLPSEPPGLCTVEQYNDCCAAGESVRCPEQFSQHSKIQTGQQDFEYIREGKDAKEENLLKEIASSKRLQMGLTSCKHNGCEPVSVQSDVMAKVGKATFSKKCDLTKHQATYSGRTSCKCLENKKTFTSEFDLTVHQRTHNQKKDHVCIQCEKPFSTKSSLTIHQRIHTGEKPYGCSECNKTFRQKSALIVHERTHTGEKPFECYECGKAFQHKWYLKTHQRTHTGEKPYECKECGKAFLKKSYLKMHQGTHKIEKPYECENCGKTFHNRSYFNMHHRTHSGEKPYACSECGKAFFQKSDLRRHQRIHNSEKLHECKECGKAFQNKSYLKTHQKVHTGEKPYECKECGKAFQNKSYLNKHQIIHTGEKPYECNKCGKTFQWKLVLSKHHRIHTGEKPYECIQCGKMFGYKSSLIVHELIHSGEKPYECNVCRKTFSQKSNLSRHQRTHQHGELW, encoded by the exons ATGGTTGCTGTATCCCAAGACTGCGCTAAGAGTGTCTGGATCTGTGACTCCAACTGTCCAAAGGGCCGTTACAGAGGCTCTGTCAAGGAG GAGTTGGTGTCAtttgaggatgtcactgtgagtTTCACCTGGGAGGAGTGGCAGAATCTCAGTGATGCTCAGAGGATGCTGTACAGGAATGTGATGCTGGAGACATACGGCAGCCTGCTGTCACTGG GGCAATGCATCCCTAAACCTGACTTGATCTTCAAATTGGAACAGGGAGAGGAGCCATGGACTGCAGAAGAACCTGCAACCAAGACTCTGCCAG TCTTCTCCAGTATGGATGGCGTAAGTGAGGCCAATCAGAAGAGTCGAGAGAGACATGTGTGGCAAGTTACAGCCGACTGTCACAATAGACCAACCGAGGAAGCAGACGGGTTAGAAAACACTTTTTATTTATACTCCATGAATATTTCAAGGTTTGCTGTAAATAATAGAAACTGTTCAGGAGTGAAGTCTGAAGAGTTGAATGGCTATCTGAATACGCGTCTCCCTTCTGAGCCTCCTGGATTGTGTACTGTAGAACAATATAATGACTGTTGTGCAGCAGGGGAATCTGTCAGATGTCCTGAGCAGTTTTCTCAGCATTCCAAGATTCAGACTGGACAGCAGGACTTTGAATATATCAGAGAAGGGAAAGATGCAAAGGAGGAAAATTTATTGAAAGAAATTGCTTCATCTAAGAGACTTCAAATGGGACTGACTTCTTGTAAGCATAATGGGTGTGAGCCAGTTTCTGTTCAGTCAGACGTCATGGCTAAGGTAGGGAAGGCAACTTTCAGTAAGAAGTGTGATCTCACTAAACACCAAGCCACATACTCAGGGAGAACATCTTGTAAATGCCTTGAAAATAAGAAAACCTTTACCAGCGAATTCGACCTTACAGTTCATCAGAGGACACATAACCAGAAAAAAGACCATGTATGTATCCAGTGTGAGAAACCCTTTAGTACTAAATCTTCCCTTACTATCCATCAGAGAATTCACACAGGAGAAAAGCCCTATGGATGTAGTGAATGTAATAAAACCTTCAGACAAAAGTCAGCTCTCATTGTACATGAGAgaactcacactggagagaaaccctttgAATGTTATGAGTGTGGTAAAGCCTTCCAACATAAGTGGTACCTCAAAACACACCAGAGAACTCACACTGGGGAGAAACCATATGAGTGTAAAGAATGTGGAAAAGCCTTTCTAAAGAAGTCATACCTCAAAATGCATCAGGGAACTCACAAGAtcgagaaaccttatgaatgtgaaaACTGTGGAAAAACCTTCCATAACAGGTCGTACTTCAACATGCATCATAGAACTCACAGTGGGGAGAAGCCCTATGCATGCAGTGAGTGTGGAAAAGCCTTTTTCCAAAAGTCAGACCTCAGGAGGCATCAGAGGATCCACAACAGTGAGAAATTACatgaatgtaaagaatgtggAAAAGCCTTTCAAAATAAGTCATACCTCAAAACTCACCAGAAAGTTCACACAGGTGAGAAACCATATGAGTGTAAAGAGTGTGGGAAAGCATTTCAAAACAAGTCATATCTCAATAAGCATCAGATAATTCATACAGGTGaaaagccttatgaatgtaataaATGTGGGAAAACATTTCAGTGGAAGTTAGTCCTCAGTAAGCATCATAGAATCCACACAGGTGAAAAGCCCTATGAATGCATTCAGTGTGGAAAAATGTTTGGCTACAAATCATCCCTCATTGTACATGAGTTGATTCATTCTGgggagaaaccttatgaatgtaatgtaTGTAGAAAAACCTTTTCACAAAAATCAAACCTAAGCAGGCATCAGAGAACTCACCAACATGGGGAGCTATGGTAG
- the LOC117693792 gene encoding uncharacterized protein LOC117693792 isoform X2, with protein MNEYVELVSFEDVTVSFTWEEWQNLSDAQRMLYRNVMLETYGSLLSLGQCIPKPDLIFKLEQGEEPWTAEEPATKTLPVFSSMDGVSEANQKSRERHVWQVTADCHNRPTEEADGLENTFYLYSMNISRFAVNNRNCSGVKSEELNGYLNTRLPSEPPGLCTVEQYNDCCAAGESVRCPEQFSQHSKIQTGQQDFEYIREGKDAKEENLLKEIASSKRLQMGLTSCKHNGCEPVSVQSDVMAKVGKATFSKKCDLTKHQATYSGRTSCKCLENKKTFTSEFDLTVHQRTHNQKKDHVCIQCEKPFSTKSSLTIHQRIHTGEKPYGCSECNKTFRQKSALIVHERTHTGEKPFECYECGKAFQHKWYLKTHQRTHTGEKPYECKECGKAFLKKSYLKMHQGTHKIEKPYECENCGKTFHNRSYFNMHHRTHSGEKPYACSECGKAFFQKSDLRRHQRIHNSEKLHECKECGKAFQNKSYLKTHQKVHTGEKPYECKECGKAFQNKSYLNKHQIIHTGEKPYECNKCGKTFQWKLVLSKHHRIHTGEKPYECIQCGKMFGYKSSLIVHELIHSGEKPYECNVCRKTFSQKSNLSRHQRTHQHGELW; from the exons ATGAATGAATATGTG GAGTTGGTGTCAtttgaggatgtcactgtgagtTTCACCTGGGAGGAGTGGCAGAATCTCAGTGATGCTCAGAGGATGCTGTACAGGAATGTGATGCTGGAGACATACGGCAGCCTGCTGTCACTGG GGCAATGCATCCCTAAACCTGACTTGATCTTCAAATTGGAACAGGGAGAGGAGCCATGGACTGCAGAAGAACCTGCAACCAAGACTCTGCCAG TCTTCTCCAGTATGGATGGCGTAAGTGAGGCCAATCAGAAGAGTCGAGAGAGACATGTGTGGCAAGTTACAGCCGACTGTCACAATAGACCAACCGAGGAAGCAGACGGGTTAGAAAACACTTTTTATTTATACTCCATGAATATTTCAAGGTTTGCTGTAAATAATAGAAACTGTTCAGGAGTGAAGTCTGAAGAGTTGAATGGCTATCTGAATACGCGTCTCCCTTCTGAGCCTCCTGGATTGTGTACTGTAGAACAATATAATGACTGTTGTGCAGCAGGGGAATCTGTCAGATGTCCTGAGCAGTTTTCTCAGCATTCCAAGATTCAGACTGGACAGCAGGACTTTGAATATATCAGAGAAGGGAAAGATGCAAAGGAGGAAAATTTATTGAAAGAAATTGCTTCATCTAAGAGACTTCAAATGGGACTGACTTCTTGTAAGCATAATGGGTGTGAGCCAGTTTCTGTTCAGTCAGACGTCATGGCTAAGGTAGGGAAGGCAACTTTCAGTAAGAAGTGTGATCTCACTAAACACCAAGCCACATACTCAGGGAGAACATCTTGTAAATGCCTTGAAAATAAGAAAACCTTTACCAGCGAATTCGACCTTACAGTTCATCAGAGGACACATAACCAGAAAAAAGACCATGTATGTATCCAGTGTGAGAAACCCTTTAGTACTAAATCTTCCCTTACTATCCATCAGAGAATTCACACAGGAGAAAAGCCCTATGGATGTAGTGAATGTAATAAAACCTTCAGACAAAAGTCAGCTCTCATTGTACATGAGAgaactcacactggagagaaaccctttgAATGTTATGAGTGTGGTAAAGCCTTCCAACATAAGTGGTACCTCAAAACACACCAGAGAACTCACACTGGGGAGAAACCATATGAGTGTAAAGAATGTGGAAAAGCCTTTCTAAAGAAGTCATACCTCAAAATGCATCAGGGAACTCACAAGAtcgagaaaccttatgaatgtgaaaACTGTGGAAAAACCTTCCATAACAGGTCGTACTTCAACATGCATCATAGAACTCACAGTGGGGAGAAGCCCTATGCATGCAGTGAGTGTGGAAAAGCCTTTTTCCAAAAGTCAGACCTCAGGAGGCATCAGAGGATCCACAACAGTGAGAAATTACatgaatgtaaagaatgtggAAAAGCCTTTCAAAATAAGTCATACCTCAAAACTCACCAGAAAGTTCACACAGGTGAGAAACCATATGAGTGTAAAGAGTGTGGGAAAGCATTTCAAAACAAGTCATATCTCAATAAGCATCAGATAATTCATACAGGTGaaaagccttatgaatgtaataaATGTGGGAAAACATTTCAGTGGAAGTTAGTCCTCAGTAAGCATCATAGAATCCACACAGGTGAAAAGCCCTATGAATGCATTCAGTGTGGAAAAATGTTTGGCTACAAATCATCCCTCATTGTACATGAGTTGATTCATTCTGgggagaaaccttatgaatgtaatgtaTGTAGAAAAACCTTTTCACAAAAATCAAACCTAAGCAGGCATCAGAGAACTCACCAACATGGGGAGCTATGGTAG